A single window of Ananas comosus cultivar F153 linkage group 17, ASM154086v1, whole genome shotgun sequence DNA harbors:
- the LOC109723390 gene encoding uncharacterized protein LOC109723390 yields MESMNLALLTKWWWRFFNEPNLLWCKLIRPLYYVRRRPLHKGRVFVPYSQWSKSVLRCRELFTCGVIYELGDGRNIRLCSNIWIGETPFRTLFPNIFENITNTEARISECWNLTNGDGASSAMVLRRLNSLKDAGSYRCLKICFSITAHAADRTRSNGGGPSIKYLQSNPYISSSLM; encoded by the coding sequence ATGGAATCCATGAACCTGGCTTTattaaccaaatggtggtggcgcttcttCAATGAACCAAATTTGCTTTGGTGCAAACTGATAAGACCCCTCTACTACGTTAGAAGAAGGCCACTACATAAGGGCAGAGTCTTCGTCCCTTATTCACAGTGGTCGAAAAGCGTGCTTCGGTGCCGCGAACTATTTACTTGTGGGGTAATCTATGAGCTAGGTGATGGAAGAAATATTAGGTTATGTTCCAACATCTGGATTGGAGAAACCCCCTTCCGCACTCTTTTCCCAAACATCTTCGAGAATATTACGAACACAGAGGCTCGCATATCCGAGTGCTGGAATCTGACGAATGGAGATGGCGCTTCATCTGCTATGGTTTTGCGGCGTCTCAATTCGCTGAAAGATGCAGGCAGCTATCGATGCTTAAAGATCTGCTTCTCCATCACTGCCCATGCAGCAGACCGGACTCGATCAAATGGCGGTGGACCTTCAATCAAATATTTACAGTCAAATCCCTATATCAGTTCATCACTGAtgtga